Within the Syntrophorhabdales bacterium genome, the region ACGCCTGGCCTGCAGGCTGAGGCCCACGAACGTCCCGAGCGAACCAGCCCTCATTGATGGAAAAGCTCTCCGTGTCACAGAGAATGACCCACCGTTCAAGCACATTCCGCAGCTCCCGCACATTACCCGGCCATGGGTACGAGACGAGGAGGTCCATGGTCTTCTTATCGGTGGAGCGAATCTTTTTACCGATCTTACTGGCGTAGCGATGAATGAAGTACTCAACCAGCGGCGGGATGTCCTCTTTTCGCTCACGCAGAGGTGGAATGTTGATCGAAAAGACGTTCAGTCCATAAAACAGGTCCTTACGGAAGGCGCCCAGCGCAACTGCTGTTTGCAAGTCCCGGGTTGTCGCCGCGAGGATGCGCGCGTCAGCACGAATGGACTGACTGCCTCCCACGCGTTTGAATTCTCCCTCCTGCAGAACGCGTACCAGAGTAAGCTGCACTTCGGAAGGAAACTCTCCGATTTCGTCAAGAAAGATCGTGCCTCCACCAGCAAGTTCAAATTTACCCAGCCGGCGCCGAAGCGCTCCTGTGAACGCTCCCCTCTCGTGACCAAACAATTCCGTGGCAATCAAAGATTGCGGAATCGCAGTGCAATGGACATTCAAAAAGGCTTCCGAAGAACGCCGCGATTTCTTATGGATTGTACGGGCAATCAACTCCTTGCCGGTACCAGTTTCGCCCGTGATGAGAACCGTTGAATCGGTTCCGGCTACTTTGCAAACAGCAGATAGCACCGCTTCCAGAGCCGGTGAGGCGCCAACAACCTCTTCGAACATAGACACCTTCTCGATCTCCTCCCGAAGTATCGCATTCTCATTTCGGAGTCTCTTTTCCGCCCGCGTGCGATCCTGGATATCCATTGCCGTCCTACCCCGCTGAAGAATGTCTCATGCTATCTAACCGCTCGTTCACAGATTCAGCACGCCACCATCCCCTAGCTTCTGAGGGATGCAAAAAGCGAGTCCCCCTGCGGAATGCTGCTCTGCAGGGGGACAGCTCATAGTTCCTCAATCTCGAGATTGGCTCGTCGTTCGTGGCCCGCCTCATCGTTCTCACCGGACCTACCATCGCCTCGGTCGTCAGCTATTCCGTATCCGGTCCTGCCATAGGCTTTGCACCCGGTGCAGCTTCCTTAACTCTTGTGACCCAGTTCTGGCCCTCGGCGACCACACCTTTACCGGTGATCATCTCGCCGACCTTGAGGTTTTTCAGGTTTGAATACGCACCCTCGTACTTGGCGAATCCGAAATTCCCGATGTAGACCTTGTCCCCAACCTTCACGACCGCAGTCTGCGACTTCGGATCCAGGCTCTGGATCTCTCCGGTGAACAAGAATCTTTGACCCTTCATAAGGTCTCCTGACGGGATTGTCATGTCCAGCCATTTCTGGGCATAGACTGAACTCACCATTACCAGTCCGATCACCACCGTTAATGCTACCACTACCTTTTTCATGCCCTGCCTCCTTTGGCTTTATTTTGGTCTCTTCATTTCA harbors:
- a CDS encoding sigma-54 dependent transcriptional regulator, yielding MDIQDRTRAEKRLRNENAILREEIEKVSMFEEVVGASPALEAVLSAVCKVAGTDSTVLITGETGTGKELIARTIHKKSRRSSEAFLNVHCTAIPQSLIATELFGHERGAFTGALRRRLGKFELAGGGTIFLDEIGEFPSEVQLTLVRVLQEGEFKRVGGSQSIRADARILAATTRDLQTAVALGAFRKDLFYGLNVFSINIPPLRERKEDIPPLVEYFIHRYASKIGKKIRSTDKKTMDLLVSYPWPGNVRELRNVLERWVILCDTESFSINEGWFARDVRGPQPAGQALPEKLMAQEKEMIEAALFASKGRVSGPAGAAAKLGIPSSTLESKLRSLKINKHLFKPAWH